The Triticum aestivum cultivar Chinese Spring chromosome 3A, IWGSC CS RefSeq v2.1, whole genome shotgun sequence genome includes a region encoding these proteins:
- the LOC123060659 gene encoding COPII coat assembly protein sec16, translating to MVQEPSNSSSHHLQQQLAKYGGGTGTGNGNGAATGVARASRKNKPKKIPQRGLGVAQLEKLRIEEQKKMGGGPSAATPSSHALNGGALCHLPTPALLHHPPPAPPLSALSRPAAAEHCGFPPALWSPADPAKHPYKRSLCPQPPLPMVSTGLSLTAPSSHPTEPPSNQMYSNSRRSSAAAPAPTEDEREPAGVDRSWPFMFEGMTPFTTTSKAFPPPPLPPFAVRTASDSGMADVTPDLSRYEFRATNYFSSASAYPSCSDWTPPEFGHGKDAGRSRDAGLLTLSSRPPHLMKQPHVVPSMHIPEYSDFSASAMPPQLGSVSASSSSSSLPFYNFLPIGPVHRERAPSERRADVSEGEIDLELKLWKG from the exons ATGGTGCAGGAGCCGAGCAACAGCAGCAGCCAccacctgcagcagcagctggccaAGTACGGCGGCGGGACCGGGACCGGCAACGGCAACGGCGCGGCCACCGGCGTGGCGCGGGCGTCGAGGAAGAACAAGCCCAAGAAGATCCCGCAGCGCGGCCTCGGCGTGGCGCAGCTCGAGAAGCTCCGCatcgaggagcagaagaaaatgggAGGAGGCCCCTCCGCGGCCACGCCGTCGTCGCACGCGCTCAACGGCGGGGCCCTATGCCACCTCCCCACGCCCGCCCTGCTCCATCATCCGCCGCCGGCGCCCCCGCTCAGCGCCCTGTCGAGGCCGGCCGCCGCGGAGCACTGCGGCTTCCCGCCGGCGCTCTGGAGCCCGGCGGATCCGGCGAAGCACCCCTACAAGAGAAGCCTGTGCCCGCAGCCTCCACTCCCAATG GTGAGCACGGGCCTGTCCCTGACGGCGCCGTCGAGCCACCCAACAGAGCCCCCTTCAAACCAAATGTACAGCAACAGCAggaggagcagcgcggcggcgccggcgccgacgGAAGACGAGAGG GAACCGGCCGGCGTGGATAGGTCCTGGCCCTTCATGTTCGAGGGGATGACCCCATTCACGACGACGAGCAAAGCCTTCCCCCCTCCTCCGTTGCCGCCGTTCGCCGTCAGGACGGCGAGCGATTCCGGGATGGCCGATGTCACTCCTGACCTGAGCAGATACGAGTTCAGAGCGACCAATTATTTCAG CAGTGCAAGTGCGTACCCAAGTTGTTCAGACTGGACACCACCGGAGTTCGGTCACGGCAAGGATGCCGGCCGTAGCAGAGACGCCGGCTTGCTCACCCTGAGCTCCCGGCCTCCACACCTCATGAAGCAGCCTCATGTGGTGCCATCAATGCACATCCCGGAGTACAGCGACTTCAGTGCCAGCGCGATGCCACCCCAG CTGGGGAGCGTTTCAGCTTCGTCATCATCGTCGTCCCTGCCATTCTACAACTTCCTCCCGATCGGGCCGGTCCACCGGGAGAGAGCCCCGAGCGAGCGGAGGGCCGACGTGTCGGAAGGGGAAATCGACTTGGAGCTGAAGCTATGGAAGGGCTGA